One genomic window of Branchiostoma floridae strain S238N-H82 chromosome 4, Bfl_VNyyK, whole genome shotgun sequence includes the following:
- the LOC118413907 gene encoding caprin-1-like isoform X1 — protein sequence MPSASSKPRPGSPQEHQNALQQVLNIVEKKVRNLEKRKQKLDGYRELSKKGEELNKDQLEAAAKYDEVVQCLELTNDFMKQFLTINAETQKLVKKAEKRQLLAQREVELKRVQDLLEIQHVLDLLGTDAVRDDFKQGKPGAVPLTEAQLTQLDELYKVINPETEEGTSFSSQQADASEHVLCLLDAREKEIAGTTYKDLRELLQEVVNCPYWDNMHAQPEPPSENGPAQEEQQEEEEEEVEEEAPPQQVPPQEEFVAVETEDITTVEETEVLKTSLVFERRVQEPLAPEPPQEPLVSNQTSASMADSMFAMTAAQQAMVVRPQRSLDEVLATVQGSFNFMQESLIDRETPTHSMDPAVVAAQPSMSGPPKPITPPPSVQQKEQSQQTGYPQQAPAQVPQAPRTITPPPTATTTQTQTNQTLYGQSYTGNAQLGQTANNQYSSNSYGQSSSQYNAQNSQYNSQQSQYGSSTANSQYSSQQTSTNYQTSSSTQYGSQAVAGTQYGGQTGLSQMSNQQYNSQQWGVDTSSHTEQSLGKLGSSSLGSQSQGLSDHSLGNIGSSYNPPPTIPLPNDQSTMQTSQSYGLQDSSQAGQLSYTGHEASKMAALNDNNRIPLPNETPTIPMPNQNDVQVPKSSAGTNVNAAPFQSTMASYSMQGNDNPQQMSPPQGQQYPAQSEQFGDATVTTGDSGGFQQSGLMTSQQHFRNQPFQNRGGRGGRGSRGNSASFRGRGGMNGRGNARFNSAFTGFYQNSNPGYQGGFRGDQTFPNTYGQDQQRGYTRQQDGFPRGGRGGIGPRGAPRGAIAVGGRGGMRGMVSPRGGRGGFNKPPSSQPGAASPPQPQAVA from the exons ATGCCCTCTGCCTCGTCTAAACCCCGACCAGGCTCGCCACAGGAGCATCAAAATGCTCTCCAGCAAGTCCTGAACATTGTGGAGAAGAAAGTTCGCAATTTGGAGAAGCGAAAG CAAAAACTGGATGGATATCGAGAACTATCCAAGAAAGGAGAAGAGCTGAACAAAGACCAGCTG GAAGCCGCCGCGAAGTATGATGAGGTTGTGCAGTGTCTGGAGCTGACTAATGACTTCATGAAGCAGTTCCTGACAATCAACGCTGAG ACCCAGAAGTTGGTGAAGAAGGCGGAGAAGCGCCAGCTGCTGGCTCAGCGGGAGGTGGAGCTCAAGAGAGTGCAGGACCTACTGGAGATTCAGCACGTGCTGGATCTGCTAGGGACCGACGCTGTGCGCGACGACTTCAAACAGGGGAAGCCTGGCGCCGTG CCCCTGACAGAAGCCCAGCTGACACAACTGGACGAGCTGTACAAGGTCATTAACCCTGAGACGGAGGAAGGCACCAGTTTCAGCAGCCAGCAGGCAGACGCCAGCGAGCATGTCTTGTGTCTTCTGGATGCTCGTGAGAAGGAGATAGCAGGCACCACAT ATAAAGACTTGCGGGAATTGCTCCAGGAAGTCGTGAACTGCCCGTACTGGGACAACATGCATGCCCAGCCTGAGCCCCCCTCTGAGAATGGGCCGGCCCAGGAAGAACAACAAGAGGAAGAAG AAGAAGAGGTGGAGGAGGAGGCCCCACCCCAGCAGGTGCCTCCACAGGAGGAGTTTGTTGCCGTAGAAACGGAGGACATCACCACTGTGGAAGAGACTGAG GTGCTCAAAACTTCCCTGGTCTTTGAGCGCCGG GTGCAGGAACCCCTGGCCCCCGAGCCTCCCCAGGAGCCCCTGGTGTCCAACCAGACGTCGGCGTCCATGGCCGACTCCATGTTCGCCATGACGGCAGCTCAGCAGGCGATGGTGGTGCGACCGCAGCGCTCGCTGGACGAAGTCCTGGCAACGGTGCAGGGCAGCTTCAACTTCATGCAGGAGTCGCTCATCGACAGGGAAA CCCCGACCCATAGTATGGACCCAGCTGTGGTCGCCGCGCAGCCAAGTATGTCGGGACCCCCTAAACCTATCACTCCGCCCCCTTCTGTACAACAGAAAG AACAATCACAACAGACAGGATACCCCCAGCAGGCCCCAGCACAGGTTCCGCAGGCTCCCAGGACGATCACCCCGCCCCCAACAGCCAccacaacacaaacacagaccAATCAGACTCTGTACGGCCAGTCGTACACGGGGAACGCCCAGCTCGGACAGACGGCAAATAATCAGTACAGCAGCAACTCGTACGGACAATCCAGCAGCCAGTACAATGCTCAGAACTCTCAGTACAACTCCCAGCAGAGCCAGTACGGCAGCAGCACAGCAAACTCACAATACAGCAGTCAGCAAACGTCTACCAACTACCAGACCAGCTCCAGCACACAATACGGCAGCCAGGCTGTGGCGGGCACGCAGTACGGAGGACAGACTGGACTCTCACAAATGTCAAACCAACAGTACAACTCACAGCAGTGGGGCGTGGACACCAGCTCACACACGGAGCAGTCTCTCGGTAAGCTTGGCTCCTCCTCGCTGGGCTCTCAATCGCAGGGCCTGTCAGATCATTCCTTAGGAAACATAGGCTCCAGTTACAACCCCCCGCCCACCATTCCCCTTCCCAACGACCAGTCCACCATGCAAACCTCTCAGAGTTACGGACTTCAGGACTCCTCACAAGCTGGCCAATTGTCTTACACGGGCCACGAGGCATCGAAAATGGCAGCTCTAAATGATAACAACAGGATTCCCCTGCCCAACGAGACGCCAACCATCCCCATGCCCAATCAGAACGATGTTCAGGTCCCAAAATCGTCAGCCGGCACCAATGTTAATGCAGCACCGTTTCAGTCCACGATGGCGTCGTACTCGATGCAGGGGAACGACAACCCTCAGCAGATGTCTCCGCCCCAGGGCCAGCAGTACCCTGCACAGAGTGAGCAATTTGGAGATGCTACTGTCACTACAGGAGACTCGGGAG GATTCCAGCAGTCTGGCCTCATGACGTCCCAGCAGCACTTCCGCAACCAGCCTTTCCAGAACCGAGGGGGACGCGGCGGTCGTGGCAGCCGGGGAAACAGCGCCTCCTTCAGAGGACGTGGGGGCATGAATGGGAGAGGGAATGCACGCTTCAACAGCGCGTTCACAG GTTTCTACCAGAACTCCAATCCTGGTTACCAGGGTGGTTTCCGTGGTGACCAGACGTTCCCCAACACGTACGGACAGGACCAGCAGAGGGGCTACACCAGGCAACAG GATGGTTTCCCCAGGGGAGGCAGGGGCGGCATCGGCCCTCGTGGAGCCCCCAGGGGAG CCATTGCTGTAGGAGGTCGCGGAGGGATGCGTGGTATGGTGTCCCCGAGAGGCGGACGTGGAGGCTTCAACAAGCCGCCATCTTCCCAGCCAGGCGCGGCCTCCCCTCCCCAGCCACAGGCAGTGGCATAG